A window of bacterium contains these coding sequences:
- a CDS encoding aminotransferase class I/II-fold pyridoxal phosphate-dependent enzyme, whose protein sequence is MAFSEKIKKIYLGQLDDIRDQGIFKQERFIHSAQSADIEVEFPTGSSLKKVINMCANNYLGLSSHPEVIKAAHEGLDSRGYGMSSVRFICGTQDIHKELEDKMTKFLGTEDTILFPSCMDANAGVFEAILDKDDVMIS, encoded by the coding sequence ATGGCGTTCAGCGAAAAAATAAAGAAAATCTACCTGGGGCAGTTAGATGATATCCGGGACCAGGGGATATTTAAGCAGGAAAGATTTATTCATTCCGCACAATCTGCGGATATTGAAGTTGAGTTTCCCACAGGCTCATCTTTGAAAAAAGTTATTAACATGTGTGCCAATAACTATCTTGGATTATCAAGCCACCCTGAAGTAATAAAAGCTGCTCACGAAGGGCTTGACAGCCGCGGGTACGGAATGTCTTCAGTAAGGTTTATATGCGGAACTCAGGATATCCATAAAGAGCTTGAAGACAAGATGACAAAATTTCTCGGTACGGAAGATACAATTCTGTTCCCTTCGTGTATGGATGCAAATGCAGGAGTTTTTGAGGCAATTCTCGACAAAGATGATGTTATGATTTC
- a CDS encoding acyl carrier protein has translation MDEMQKVVLEYVIDEYLEDEDEELNVDTPLISGGIVDSFSMVSLKRFLENKYNISIPDDKATPEAFDTVNKICTLVKEFSK, from the coding sequence ATGGATGAAATGCAGAAAGTAGTGTTGGAATATGTAATTGACGAATATCTTGAAGATGAAGATGAGGAGCTCAATGTTGATACTCCGCTTATTTCCGGCGGGATTGTGGATTCATTCTCAATGGTGTCATTAAAGCGTTTTCTGGAAAATAAATATAATATTTCCATACCTGACGACAAAGCCACACCAGAGGCTTTTGATACTGTAAACAAGATTTGTACATTAGTTAAAGAGTTTTCTAAATAG